The following DNA comes from Acidobacteriota bacterium.
TGACAAGTCGCTTGGTTTGACTGGCCGCAACTATGGTCGCGTAGACGGCAAGCGCACCATGGAAGATATCGTCAAGCGTCGCCAGGATCCATGGAACTTCCTCTTTATTGCCGGTATGTGGTTCCAGGATCTGTTCAACTATGATTTCCGCCGAACGGAAATGTGCATCATTCCTTATGGAACGCAGGAAGGTGAAATTTCCTTCTGTGCTTACAACACCGGGGTCGGCTGGCGCAATATCCTCGAAGATATGCACCAGAATGCCAAGGTGGCCGAATGGTACAAAAAACATGGCCGTCACGAAATCTTTGCGAAGAATGCTGATGTGCCGCTCGAAACCACTGAGCACCACCTGATTATCAATGAAGATCACGCCGCTCGCGTCCGTGACCGTTCAGATGCTGTTCCAATGACAGCGGCTGAAGAAAAAGCGATGATGCGCAAACTCTTCAATGAAAAGGTTCTCGGTCAGAAGAGCCCCGAAGGCAAACTGGTTCAGCTTGGCCGCAATAAAGCCAAAAAAGTACAGGAAGAACCGGTTGGCGCTGGTGTTCCACCAAAACCACCTGAAACTCTGTAAGCTGATTTTTGCCCAGTTGGTCCGTTTAAAACAAAACAGCAGTCAGTGCCCTGGCACTGGCTGCTGTTTTTCTTTTGGGCATCAGATTATAGTCAGGTAATCCCAGTTCTGGGAAAAGGACAAAAAGGACAAAAGGGACAAAAAAGGACATAAAAGCAAACCCCCTGACCCCTGACAAGATGACCGATTGACAGGGTGACAGGGTGACAAGATGATAGAATGACAAAGTGACGAGATAACTCGTTCATTCTTCATTCTTCATTCTTCATTCTTCATTCTTCATTCTTCCTATGTTTTCACTCGCCAGTGATTTTCGCCTTGCCGGGCGAACACTGCTCAGAAATCCAGGCTTTGTCGCGGTCGTCGTCTTGACGCTGGCTATGGGGATTGGTGCGAACACCGCTATTTTTTCGGTGGTCAATGCGTTGTTGCTCCAGCCGTTGCCATACCAGGAATCTGACCGACTGGCTGTGATTTGGGGGTACAACCCTCCAAAAATTGAGGATCGAAATGTGATCTCGCCATTTGTGTTTCGCTTTTATCGCGAACATATGGCGACTTTCGAACAACTGGCCGCTTTTAGTATGCCCAAAGCGACGCTCACGGGTGCCGGCGATCCTGAGGAAGTCCAGCTTCAAATCACAACCGAAAATCTGTTTGGCATGCTTGGGGTAACGGCGCAGCTTGGACGAACTTTTACAATCGAAGACACTCGCCCTGAGGCTGCGTCAGTCGTGGTTCTGAGCCACGAGTTATGGCAAACCCGATTTGGAGGTGACCCGAAAGTCATTGGTCGAAAGGTGTCACTCAACAGTCACCCTACAACCGTGATTGGTGTTATGCCGCCCTACACTCAGTTCAACCTGCTTCCAAATTCCTTCAAATTCCGCCCGGCTCAAGTCTGGCAACCCGTCATTTACAGCGATAGTTTCTACCAGACCCATTTGGGCTATCTGTTTGTGGTTGGCCAGCTCAAGGCTGGTACTTCGCTCAGAACAGCTCAAGACGAACTGGATGCAGTGACCCGGCAACTCTCGGTGCACCATCCTGAGGCCAACACCCGGCGACAGTTTAAGGTTGTGTCACTGCGTGAAGAACTGGTTGGGGCAATTCGACCGGCGTTGTACGCGCTCTTTGGGGCGGTTGGGGTGGTGCTCCTGATTGCCTGTGCCAATGTTGCCAATCTACTGCTGGCCAGAGCCGTTCGCCAAAAACACGAATTTGCCCTTCGCTGCGCGATTGGTGCCAGCCCCTGGCAGGTGTTTCGCCAGTCGTTGATTGAAAGCCTGTTGCTGGCCGGGATGAGTGGTGGGTTGGGGGTGTTGATTGCCCGATGGGCAGTTGATTTTCTGCTGGTGCTCAGCCCGAAAGAAATCCAGTGGCTCAACGTGATCCAGCTTGATCGGCGGGTGCTGGGCTTTACCCTGGTGTTATCGCTGGCAACAGGAATTGGATTTGGGCTGTTTCCAGCACTGGCGGTTGCACGGACCAATCTGGCGAGTGTGCTCAAACAGCAATCCATCACGATTGTTTCACCGCACAATTTCCTTCGGAGCACCTTTCTGGTGGCTCAGATTGCCTTGACAGTGGTCCTGCTGATCATTGCCGGGCTGATGATCCGGAGTTTTCTGCGGATGCGAGCGGTTGACCCTGGATTTGACTCAGCCAATGTGATTACCGCCCGGGTTCAGCTTCCAGGAAGTCGGTACCGGAACCCAGCTCAACGGATTGAATTTTTCAGCCAGTTGATTCAACGGATTCAGGCAATCCCCAACGTGGTCTCGGTTGGGGGCACCAATTCGCTTCCATTCACAGGGGCGCGAATTGAAACCGATTTTGAGATTGCCGAACGCCCCACTCCTTCACCGGGTGAGAACTGGCTTTCCGAGATTGAAATCGTCAGTCCTACCTTTTTCCAGGCGATGGGCATGCCGGTCATTCAGGGGCGCACCTTCTCACCACAGGAAGCGCACATCAAGAGTCAGGCTGTGATGATTAACCAGATGCTTGCCCGCCAGTACTTTGGCGCTGAAAACCCGGTTGGAAAACATCTGGTATTTCGTGAAGCGGACTCAGTGGATACCCTGGAAATTATCGGAGTCGTGGCCGATTCGTGCCATCGAGGACTTGATTGCCCAATTCGTCCAAAATGCTACTGGCCGCATCCACAACTGGTGCTCAATTATATGAGTCTGGTGATTCGGACCAGTGATGATTCAGGGCCGGTGGTGACCGCGATTCGCCGTGAACTGGCCAGCCTGGATGCCGATCTGGCGCTGTCTGAAATCCAGCCGCTTGAAGTCCTGCTGGCTCAATCAATTGCCAAAGCGCGGTTTAGTATGCTGTTGTTTTCAATTTTTGGCGGGTTTGCCCTGGTGGTGGCAGCGATTGGGATTTATGCCGTAATGTCCTACACGGCTGCTGAGCGGACCCGTGAGATTGGGCTTCGGCTGGCGCTTGGCGCACAACCTCTGGATATTGTGAAACTGATTGTCGGCCAGGGAATCAGCCTGACCTGTATCGGGATTGGCCTTGGAATTGCAGTTGCTTTGGGATTAACGCGGTTGTTAACGACGCTGCTCTATTCAGTCAGTGCGAGTGATCCGCTGACGTTTTTTGGTATGGGATTGCTTCTGGTAGCTGTTGCCTGTCTGGCCTGCACCATGCCGGTCCGGCGGGCAATGAAGGTCAATCCCGTTGTGGCCCTGTGGAGTGCAGCGGCTTGACGCTACCGTGGATGCCTGGCAAAGAAGTCCCACACGACATCTGTCGCGTTGAGGTCACGTGATGGCGGTTCGGTGGTGAATCCTTGCGCATCAGGCCAGGGATGTGGGCCATCCACAATCGTATAAAACTCAACTTCGGTTCGATTGCGCCCGCCAGTATACGTCTCGTGGATAACCTTCCCAGTTTGTTGAGTTTGTGGTGTCGGATTGCACCCGGTGAGGTTGATCCACGTCTTGACGCCCAGAGAGGCCGGATTGAAGACAAAGTCACCCGTGGCACGGCCAGTTCCACCGGTGTAAGGTGCGGCCCCGTCGCCAGTCCCATGAATGACGATCAGGGAAAGCGGTTGTGACGGCAGGGTATTTGTACTGTTTAACGGGCCGGCAACCGGACCAATCGCCGCAAAGGTATCGGCCATTTCACACCCCAGACGATAGGCCATCATGGCGCCGTTGGAATGCCCGGTGGCGAAAATTTGATTCGGATCAATGTTGTATCGACCTTTGAGACGTTCAACCAGTTCGCGGATAAACCCGACATCATTGCTGTTTTGGGCCTGGGCCCGGCCACAGCACGTCCAGGCATTCCAGGTTTGGAGAACGCCATCACCGCTGTAGCCATTCGGATAGACCACAATAAAGCCTTCCTCATCAGCTTTTTTCGAGAAAGCCGTTACATTCTCGATATTTTTGGCATTTCCACCGCCGCCGTGAAGCACCACAACCAGCGGGACCGCTTTCTGAGTATTTAATCTGGGCGGAAGGTGCAGTCGGTAACTTCGTTCAACACCTTCAAATTGAAATGATTCGGTAATGGTCGAGCGATTGATTTGCGTGGCTTCCTCCAGACGTT
Coding sequences within:
- a CDS encoding ABC transporter permease, with the translated sequence MFSLASDFRLAGRTLLRNPGFVAVVVLTLAMGIGANTAIFSVVNALLLQPLPYQESDRLAVIWGYNPPKIEDRNVISPFVFRFYREHMATFEQLAAFSMPKATLTGAGDPEEVQLQITTENLFGMLGVTAQLGRTFTIEDTRPEAASVVVLSHELWQTRFGGDPKVIGRKVSLNSHPTTVIGVMPPYTQFNLLPNSFKFRPAQVWQPVIYSDSFYQTHLGYLFVVGQLKAGTSLRTAQDELDAVTRQLSVHHPEANTRRQFKVVSLREELVGAIRPALYALFGAVGVVLLIACANVANLLLARAVRQKHEFALRCAIGASPWQVFRQSLIESLLLAGMSGGLGVLIARWAVDFLLVLSPKEIQWLNVIQLDRRVLGFTLVLSLATGIGFGLFPALAVARTNLASVLKQQSITIVSPHNFLRSTFLVAQIALTVVLLIIAGLMIRSFLRMRAVDPGFDSANVITARVQLPGSRYRNPAQRIEFFSQLIQRIQAIPNVVSVGGTNSLPFTGARIETDFEIAERPTPSPGENWLSEIEIVSPTFFQAMGMPVIQGRTFSPQEAHIKSQAVMINQMLARQYFGAENPVGKHLVFREADSVDTLEIIGVVADSCHRGLDCPIRPKCYWPHPQLVLNYMSLVIRTSDDSGPVVTAIRRELASLDADLALSEIQPLEVLLAQSIAKARFSMLLFSIFGGFALVVAAIGIYAVMSYTAAERTREIGLRLALGAQPLDIVKLIVGQGISLTCIGIGLGIAVALGLTRLLTTLLYSVSASDPLTFFGMGLLLVAVACLACTMPVRRAMKVNPVVALWSAAA
- a CDS encoding prolyl oligopeptidase family serine peptidase produces the protein MKRNFVRVSSQFLGVSFLLICLLGALGVTAQRNRRAGLRQRLEEATQINRSTITESFQFEGVERSYRLHLPPRLNTQKAVPLVVVLHGGGGNAKNIENVTAFSKKADEEGFIVVYPNGYSGDGVLQTWNAWTCCGRAQAQNSNDVGFIRELVERLKGRYNIDPNQIFATGHSNGAMMAYRLGCEMADTFAAIGPVAGPLNSTNTLPSQPLSLIVIHGTGDGAAPYTGGTGRATGDFVFNPASLGVKTWINLTGCNPTPQTQQTGKVIHETYTGGRNRTEVEFYTIVDGPHPWPDAQGFTTEPPSRDLNATDVVWDFFARHPR